In Candidatus Fermentibacter sp., a single window of DNA contains:
- a CDS encoding co-chaperone GroES family protein — protein MEDSVIIGKKHLLVLGDRLLVSPMSAGERTHTGLYLPDSAVEGKKVSGGWVEAVGPGYPVSATPGSEEEPWKQPQAIKPQYIPLQARKGDFAMYVRSSAFELTLEGKKYFVVPYSAVLALLREDWETPELDREDPV, from the coding sequence ATGGAAGACTCCGTCATCATCGGCAAGAAGCATCTCCTGGTGCTCGGCGACAGGCTGCTCGTCTCGCCCATGAGCGCGGGCGAGCGCACGCACACCGGCCTGTACCTTCCAGACTCCGCGGTCGAGGGGAAGAAGGTCTCGGGGGGCTGGGTGGAGGCCGTAGGCCCCGGCTATCCGGTTTCGGCCACGCCCGGTTCCGAAGAGGAGCCGTGGAAGCAGCCCCAGGCCATCAAGCCGCAGTACATACCGCTGCAGGCCCGCAAGGGCGATTTCGCGATGTACGTGAGGAGCTCGGCCTTCGAGCTCACGCTCGAGGGCAAGAAGTACTTCGTGGTGCCCTACTCCGCCGTCCTGGCCCTTCTCAGGGAGGACTGGGAGACCCCGGAGCTCGACCGCGAAGACCCGGTCTGA
- a CDS encoding DUF4878 domain-containing protein has translation MRRFLSAVSLLTLLVACGGASPEATVTGFFDAMKAGDGAKAVTYLSQASIDEIGAGLEDIKADTTGMAAAMLPMMGINVTPEQLQSMTAEEFVAALFSSQMVKDMFGTATVTIVSSEVTGDNAVVKVSTTMNGETTDEELELVREGGAWKLNMEGFGM, from the coding sequence ATGAGAAGGTTCCTGTCGGCAGTTTCGCTGCTCACGCTCCTCGTCGCCTGCGGCGGCGCCAGCCCCGAGGCCACGGTCACCGGCTTCTTCGACGCCATGAAGGCCGGCGACGGCGCCAAGGCCGTCACCTACCTCTCGCAGGCCTCGATCGACGAGATCGGCGCCGGCCTCGAGGACATCAAGGCCGACACCACCGGCATGGCCGCCGCGATGCTGCCCATGATGGGCATCAACGTCACCCCCGAGCAGCTCCAGTCCATGACCGCCGAGGAGTTCGTGGCCGCCCTGTTCTCCTCGCAGATGGTCAAGGACATGTTCGGCACCGCCACGGTCACCATCGTCAGCTCCGAGGTCACCGGTGACAACGCCGTCGTGAAGGTCAGCACCACGATGAACGGTGAGACCACCGACGAGGAGCTCGAGCTCGTCCGCGAGGGCGGCGCCTGGAAGCTGAACATGGAAGGCTTCGGGATGTAG
- a CDS encoding electron transfer flavoprotein subunit alpha, whose translation MSARIEIRTDVCTGCGLCTSACPFGALSLVDGTASVSDACTLCGACESSCPFGAILIRRTGTVAEGISGYSGTMVIAESREGAIDHSTLELLGAARAIAEAEGGPVSALLFTSGAGDGPRVLAEHGADVVVVVEDPALGHYLTEPRAAITRRIITGRKPAIVLAAATTTGRDLMPRVAKLLNTGLTADCTSLSFDSEKGCLLQTRPAFGGNIMATIVCEGTRPQMATVRPRVMKALEPDPSRTAEIVRVAPAPGELDSRVRLEGFRVLDEGIADIAEASVIVSGGRGMKTPENFSLLSEIAGLLGGSVGASRAAVDSGWIPYPHQVGQTGKTVQPRTYLACGISGAVQHRVGMQSSDTIIAVNRDETAPIFQFCSEGFVGDLFEILPALAKEIRRRRGSA comes from the coding sequence ATGAGCGCCAGGATCGAGATCAGGACCGACGTCTGCACGGGCTGCGGCCTGTGCACCTCCGCATGCCCGTTCGGCGCCCTGTCGCTCGTGGACGGCACCGCGTCCGTATCGGACGCCTGCACGCTCTGCGGCGCCTGCGAGTCCTCCTGCCCGTTCGGGGCGATCCTGATACGAAGGACCGGGACCGTCGCGGAGGGCATCTCCGGGTATTCCGGAACCATGGTGATCGCCGAATCGCGCGAAGGCGCGATCGACCACAGCACTCTCGAGCTGCTCGGAGCGGCCCGTGCGATCGCCGAGGCCGAAGGCGGCCCGGTGAGCGCGCTGCTCTTCACCTCCGGGGCCGGTGACGGTCCCCGGGTCCTCGCGGAGCACGGCGCAGACGTGGTCGTGGTGGTGGAGGACCCCGCCCTGGGTCACTACCTGACCGAGCCCAGAGCCGCCATCACGCGCAGGATCATCACCGGGAGGAAGCCCGCGATAGTGCTTGCCGCGGCCACCACCACCGGGCGCGACCTGATGCCCAGGGTGGCGAAGCTCCTGAACACCGGCCTCACCGCCGACTGCACATCCCTGTCGTTCGATTCCGAAAAGGGCTGCCTCCTCCAGACGCGGCCGGCATTCGGCGGCAACATCATGGCCACGATCGTCTGCGAGGGCACGCGCCCGCAGATGGCGACTGTCAGGCCCAGGGTGATGAAGGCGCTCGAGCCCGATCCTTCGAGGACCGCCGAGATCGTGAGGGTCGCCCCCGCGCCCGGCGAGCTCGACTCGAGGGTCCGGCTGGAGGGCTTCCGTGTCCTCGACGAGGGTATCGCCGACATAGCCGAGGCGAGCGTCATCGTGTCCGGCGGCAGGGGCATGAAGACCCCCGAGAACTTCTCGCTCCTCTCGGAGATCGCCGGGTTGCTCGGCGGCAGCGTCGGGGCCAGCAGGGCCGCGGTGGACTCGGGCTGGATCCCGTATCCGCACCAGGTGGGCCAGACCGGCAAGACTGTGCAGCCGCGCACCTATCTCGCTTGCGGCATCTCGGGCGCCGTGCAGCACAGGGTCGGGATGCAGTCGTCCGACACCATAATCGCCGTCAACAGGGACGAGACGGCACCGATCTTCCAGTTCTGCAGCGAGGGCTTCGTGGGCGACCTGTTCGAGATCCTCCCGGCCCTCGCGAAGGAGATCCGCCGCCGCAGGGGGTCCGCCTGA
- a CDS encoding electron transfer flavoprotein subunit beta/FixA family protein: MRIVVAMKQVPDTAEVRIDPERNTLVRDGVPSIMNPFDAYALEEGLRWKDALGGEVIALTMGPPQAEAILREAVSMGADQAVLLSDRAFAGADTWATSHTLAAAVAKLAPVDLVLTGKQAIDGDTAQTGPGMAATLDWPQLTFVGRVLGIEGGRIRVERYVEGGVETLDSSLPAVVTVLKDANTPRMPSLRGKMKARSLQVTVWMAADLGLPQSETGLEGSPTRVVRIATPESRSGGEIHRGSPEELAVILADILLGEGGGE; encoded by the coding sequence ATGCGGATCGTAGTCGCGATGAAGCAGGTTCCCGACACCGCCGAGGTGAGGATCGACCCCGAGCGGAACACACTGGTGCGCGACGGCGTGCCTTCCATCATGAATCCCTTCGACGCCTACGCGCTCGAGGAGGGGCTGCGCTGGAAGGACGCCCTGGGCGGCGAGGTGATAGCCCTCACGATGGGCCCCCCGCAGGCCGAGGCCATCCTCCGCGAGGCAGTCTCGATGGGCGCCGATCAGGCGGTCCTCCTGTCCGACAGGGCCTTCGCCGGCGCCGACACGTGGGCCACCTCGCACACCCTGGCCGCGGCCGTGGCGAAGCTCGCCCCGGTCGACCTGGTGCTGACAGGCAAGCAGGCCATCGACGGAGACACGGCCCAGACCGGCCCGGGCATGGCTGCCACGCTCGACTGGCCCCAGCTGACGTTCGTGGGCCGCGTGCTCGGCATCGAGGGCGGCAGGATCAGGGTCGAGCGCTATGTCGAGGGCGGCGTCGAGACGCTCGATTCCTCCCTCCCGGCGGTGGTGACCGTCCTCAAGGACGCCAACACTCCCAGGATGCCGTCCCTCAGGGGCAAGATGAAGGCCCGCAGCCTGCAGGTGACGGTCTGGATGGCCGCCGACCTGGGGCTTCCCCAGTCCGAGACCGGCCTCGAAGGCTCGCCGACGAGGGTCGTGCGCATAGCCACCCCCGAGTCGAGGAGCGGAGGGGAGATCCACCGCGGATCGCCGGAGGAGCTGGCCGTGATCCTCGCGGACATCCTCCTGGGAGAGGGGGGAGGGGAATGA
- a CDS encoding acyl-CoA dehydrogenase family protein — translation MRAIRELCAEIADRHIRPVREELDRENRFPHEIMKVLADSDLLRIYIPTEYEGLGLGTLSLCVAAEELSKVCAGVATTYAANALGAMPILLSGSDEQKKRFLPGLASGSSLAAFGLTEPDAGSDAGGLRTRAIRDGDSYVLNGTKQWITNGGEAKVYTIIALTDPDRGARGASAFIVEDGTPGFSYGKKEDKMGIRASATRELVFEDCRIPVENLIGREGTGFMVAMKTLDNSRPGVAAQAVGIAQGALDEALVYASRRKQFGQRIDSFQGIQFMLADMATQVEAARALTYSVARMIDGGVKKFEKEAAMAKVFASDVAMKVTTDAVQIFGGYGYMREYPVEKMMRDAKITQIYEGTNQIQRNVIASALIRETASREK, via the coding sequence ATCAGGGCGATACGGGAACTCTGTGCGGAGATAGCGGACAGGCACATCAGACCCGTCAGGGAGGAGCTCGACAGGGAGAACCGCTTTCCCCACGAGATCATGAAGGTGCTGGCTGACAGCGATCTCTTGAGGATCTACATCCCGACCGAGTACGAGGGCCTGGGCCTGGGCACGCTCTCCCTCTGCGTCGCGGCCGAGGAGCTCAGCAAGGTGTGCGCCGGCGTCGCGACCACCTATGCGGCCAACGCCCTGGGAGCCATGCCGATCCTCCTGAGCGGCAGCGACGAGCAGAAGAAGCGGTTCCTCCCCGGGCTCGCATCCGGGTCGAGCCTTGCGGCCTTCGGCCTCACAGAGCCCGACGCCGGGAGCGATGCCGGCGGCCTCAGGACCAGGGCGATCCGTGACGGCGACTCGTACGTGCTCAACGGCACCAAGCAGTGGATCACCAACGGCGGGGAGGCGAAGGTCTACACCATCATCGCCCTCACCGATCCCGACCGCGGGGCCCGCGGCGCCTCGGCGTTCATCGTCGAGGACGGCACGCCGGGCTTCAGCTACGGCAAGAAGGAGGACAAGATGGGCATCCGCGCCTCGGCGACCAGGGAGCTGGTCTTCGAGGACTGCAGGATTCCCGTGGAAAACCTCATCGGGCGCGAGGGCACGGGCTTCATGGTCGCCATGAAGACCCTCGACAACTCGAGGCCGGGTGTGGCCGCGCAGGCCGTTGGCATCGCCCAGGGAGCCCTCGACGAGGCCCTGGTCTACGCCTCCCGGAGAAAGCAGTTCGGGCAGCGCATCGACTCCTTCCAGGGCATCCAGTTCATGCTCGCGGACATGGCCACGCAGGTGGAGGCCGCCAGGGCGCTCACCTACTCCGTCGCACGGATGATCGACGGCGGCGTGAAGAAGTTCGAGAAGGAGGCTGCGATGGCGAAGGTTTTCGCCAGCGACGTAGCCATGAAGGTGACGACCGACGCGGTCCAGATCTTCGGCGGGTACGGGTACATGAGGGAGTATCCGGTCGAGAAGATGATGAGGGACGCCAAGATCACGCAGATATACGAGGGCACCAACCAGATACAGCGCAATGTCATAGCCTCCGCTCTCATCAGGGAGACGGCCTCCAGGGAGAAGTGA
- the rnc gene encoding ribonuclease III, with the protein MDASTAALAAEASIGYSFGNRALIRRALTHRSLGGEDYELLEFLGDAVLELLARELLLEEHPLEDEGRLTRRKRSLVSSRALASAGRRLGLDGAVMAGGGMPRPSGSVISDVVESVCGAVYLDAGLDTARAVIRKAILIPLLEGGSDPGADPRSGLQEMCQARGMEPPVYRVVRSGGPDHDPVFEARVSLAGREAGSGSGATKRQAQSAAARDALGRIRGGQDGLLSVGGHQGDTGTLCGDSGQAHQTRQGGARQGEPLSPRDHEGAG; encoded by the coding sequence ATGGACGCCTCCACCGCCGCCCTGGCGGCGGAGGCGTCGATCGGATACAGCTTCGGGAACCGCGCGCTGATACGCAGGGCCCTGACGCACCGCTCCCTCGGCGGAGAGGATTACGAGCTCCTCGAGTTCCTCGGCGATGCGGTGCTCGAGCTGCTGGCGCGCGAGCTGCTCCTCGAGGAGCATCCCCTCGAGGACGAGGGCCGGCTGACCCGCAGGAAGCGGTCGCTGGTATCCTCGAGGGCGCTGGCGTCGGCGGGGCGCAGGCTCGGGCTCGACGGAGCCGTGATGGCCGGCGGAGGGATGCCCCGCCCCTCCGGCTCGGTGATATCGGACGTAGTGGAGTCCGTCTGCGGGGCGGTCTATCTCGACGCCGGCCTGGACACTGCACGGGCGGTCATCAGGAAGGCCATATTGATCCCGTTGCTCGAGGGCGGGTCGGACCCCGGGGCCGACCCGAGGAGCGGTCTCCAGGAGATGTGCCAGGCCCGCGGCATGGAGCCGCCCGTCTACAGGGTCGTACGAAGCGGCGGGCCCGATCACGATCCGGTGTTCGAGGCACGGGTCTCCCTCGCGGGACGCGAGGCCGGCTCGGGCAGTGGAGCGACCAAGAGGCAGGCGCAGTCGGCCGCGGCCAGGGATGCGCTCGGCCGTATCAGAGGAGGGCAGGATGGATTACTTTCTGTCGGAGGACATCAGGGCGATACGGGAACTCTGTGCGGAGATAGCGGACAGGCACATCAGACCCGTCAGGGAGGAGCTCGACAGGGAGAACCGCTTTCCCCACGAGATCATGAAGGTGCTGGCTGA